The stretch of DNA CAAAGCCCGCTTCCGGAACATACAGCACCTCCATGCTTTCCAGCCACTCTATGACTTTTAACCTTCCGTTCCGCAGAGCATTTTCCAATCCGGGAAGGGTATCCTTATGGTACAGCCCCAGCAGCGGCTGTACTTTGCCTGAAAGTGATACCGGCACGACCGCAAGCGGGCGGCAGCTTGCTGCCGTGGGGCCGGGTGCTGCTCCGGCTGCAGATTGCCCGCAGCGTACCTTATCCGCCAGGGCGCCTTTCTTCGCTCCGCCATCTTCCGCAAGCCGCCCGGCGCCTTGCCCCGCTGAATCTGCGGCCAAATGCCTACCATCCCGCTTCAAAGCGTCCACAATGTACCGCATAAACGCTGCGGAAGCGAACGGCAAATCGCAGGCTGCGGCAAAATGCCATTCCGCGTCCGAAGCGGTCATTCCCGCATGAAGCCCCGCCAACGGACCGCAGCCCGGGAAGCGGTCGGCAGCCTGCGGGAGCCGCAGGAATCGGTAATCCTCCCGCTCCTCCGTCCCGCAGGCGATCGTGACCGGCTCCGCGACTTCACCGAGCGCGGCGGCAACCCGGGCAATAGCGGGAATGCCTCCGAATTTCAGAAGAGACTTATCGGCGCCCATCCGTCTGGAGCGGCCTCCGGCGATCAGAATGCCGGCAATATGCATAACGTCACCGCCTTTTTTGACAAAAATATCTTATTAAATGGAAGCATAATCCTTAAAATCCTATAGATTTAGCAAAATGAGAAAATGCTGGTTTGTACACCCTTTCAACAAATGATACGATGATATTAGCGGCTAAGACCGGCTCTTATTTATCATACACGGCATTTGCGGGAGGAGAGCACCCAAGTTGCGGGAGAATACTGGAAATCCATCAACCTTCACATTCTTAAAATGGTTCAACTTTTTCGTATACGGAACAATGGTTCTGTTCACCAGTTTCTTTCAGCTTTATCTGCAGGACGTCGGGATGAACAAGCTGGAAATCGGTGTGTTAATGTCGATCGGACCGCTCGTGTCGGTCTTCGCCAACCCGTTCTGGGGAATATGGACCGGCCGATATCAAAATAACAGGGTCGTCGTACTGCTGATGCTGGCAGGCACGCTTTTGTTCTCCCAGATTATTTTTCAGGCAAGTACATATGAAACGATCTATACTGCGATGATTCTGTTCTATTTCTGCCAAACCCCGCTGTTCGCGCAGAGCAATACGCTCGTCTTAAGCTATATCGACGGAACGCCTCTCCGCTTCGGCTCCTTCCGTCTCTTCGGATCGCTAGGCTGGGCGCTGACGGCTATTGCTGCAGGCCCGGTTATTCAGTTCGGCGGCGTCTCGGTGCTGCCCTACCTGTTTGCGGTCCTTCTTGGTTTGTCTATCGTATCGCTCGCCGCCATGCCTAAGCTGCGTAGCTCTATCGGAACAGCGCCTTTGCCGCTTAGAGGGTTTCGCCTGCTGTTCAGGAATCCTTATTTCCTGTTCTTTATCTTTTTCGGCATGCTGGTATCCATTCCTAACACAATAAATAATACGTTCATGTCGCTGTATATCAATGATATGGGCGGCTCCAAAACGATGATCGGTCTCGCCGTATTCCTCTCCTCCATCCTGGAAGCGGGTGTGTTCATGCTGTGCAAACGCTATTTGCGCCGCAAAATATCCGTTCTCGTCGGCTGGCTGGCGCTGGTCAGCGTTCTGTTCGTGCTGCGGTGGTGGCTGATGTCCCAGGCGACGCTGCCGCTTGAGGTGGCCTTGATTCAAATTTTACATTCCGTAACGTTCGGCGGCTTCTTCTACGTTGGGACGGAGTTGACGATGCTGCTGATCCCTGGACCGTACCGCTCCTGCGGACAGGCTCTCTACACCCTGTCCTGGGGCGGAATTTCGGGCATGATCGGCGGTATTCTTGGCGGATGGCTGTTTCAGTATCTCGGAGCCCAGAGCATGTACGAATTCTGTGTCTTCCTTTCGCTCATCGGCGCGCTGGGATACGGAGGAATGTGGTTTATTATCAAAAGGGACGATTACCGCCCCACTGCGGCGACCCATGATGAACTTGAAGAAGACGGGATTTAGCTCGCTTTATGAAGTCTCTCCGGCCATTTGTTTATCGAGCTGCTCCAATACGAAATGCCATGCCTGCTCATGCGCGTTCCTGGAATCCTCATTATAAAATCCCGTATGTGTGAGACTTAGCAGCGTACCGCTGTGCCGGGGAACCAGCTCGACCGTGACAACAGTCTCGGCTCCTTGGGTTCCCCCCTCTCCCGTAACCCATGTCATTTCAACAAGACGGTCTTGTTCGAGCCTAATAAACCGGCCGTAATGAGGATGCCGCCGAACCGCGCCGTCCGTACCGCTGGGGGAAATGGTCTCAAAAAAGAAGACGGTGTTGACTTGGCCCTGCATGATCACGGAACCAGGCGCCGCAAACCAACGGTCAAACCGCCTGGTCCACGCTTGATAAATAACTTCAGGCAATGCATCCATCTGCCGCTCCACTTTCAAAGAAAAAGCCATCGAATCCTCATTCCTTTCTAGTTATAAAACGGTTTAACTCCTTGGATTGCAAAAAAAACGGCTGACACGCTTTCGGGCGGCAGCCGTTTCTTCATATGTTCTCAGATTAACCCTGCTTCGGTGGCTGAAACGAGCTCTTGAGCGAAACGATCAGGTTGAAGACAGGCTTGCCAGGCTCGGAGTACCGGCTGTCCACATTAAAGTAACCATGCCGGAAAAATTGGTACTTGTCCTGCGCCTTGCTGTCCTTCAGTTCGTGCTCTACGAAGCCGTGCAGGATTTCAAGCGATTTCGGGTTCAATTGGTCGAGGAAGGACCCCGTCCCCTTATCTGCGGCTTCCTGTTCTTCGGCTTCCCCTTTATTTTCGGTTTCCTCCGCCAAAATCAGCGGTTCATACAGGCGGAATTCCGCCGCAGCGGCGTGGCCCGCCTCCACCCAGTGCAGCGTTCCTTTCACTTTGCGGCCGGTAAAGCCGCTGCCGCTCTTCGTTTCCGGATCGTAGGTGCAGCGCAGCTCGGTCACTTCGCCGTTCTCATCCTTGATCACTTCGTTGCACTTGATGAAATAGGCGTGCTTCAGGCGCACCTCATTGCCCGGGAACAACCGGAAATATTTATTCGGCGGATTTTCCATAAAATCATCACGCTCAATGTAAATCTCGCGGGAGAACGGAATTTGCCGGCTGCCCATTTCCTCGTTCTCACTGTTATTCTCCGCTTCCAGCCATTCGACCTGACCCTCGGGATAGTTGGTAATAACGACCTTAAGAGGACGAAGCACCGCCATCGTGCGTGGAGCCTTCAGCTTCAGATCCTCGCGGATAAAATGCTCCAGCATTTGCAGATCGACCAGGCCTTGGCTTTTGGAGATGCCGGTCTCGTATACAAAGGCGCGGATAGCTTCCGGCGTGTACCCGCGGCGGCGGAGACCGGAAATCGTCGGCATCCGCGGGTCGTCCCAGCCGTCGACATGCCCTTCGTCCACCAGCAGCTTCAGCTTCCGCTTGCTCGTTACGGTCTGCGCCAGATTCAGGCGGCCGAATTCATATTGATGCGGCGCGGCAGGCATTTCGCATTCAGCGATAACCCAGTCATAAAATGGGCGCTGATCCTCGAACTCCAGGGAACAGAGGGAATGCGTCACGTTCTCAATGGCATCCTCAATCGGATGCGCGTACGCGTACATCGGGTAAATGCACCATTTGTCGCCTGTATTGTGGTGATGGGCATGGGAAATGCGGTAAATGACCGGGTCTCGGAGATTGATGTTGGGCGAAGCCATATCGATCTTGGCGCGCAGCACCTTCTCTCCATCCTTGAATTCGCCCGCCCGCATGCGGCGGAACAGATCCAGACTCTCCTCCACGCTGCGGTCGCGATACGGGCTGTTCTTCCCCGGTTCGGTCAGCGTGCCGCGAAGCTCGCGGATTTGGTCCGCGCTGAGATCGTCGACGTAAGCCTTGCCCTTGTTAATTAATAGCTCCGCCCGCTCGTACATCTCTTCGAAATAGTCGGAGGCGAAGCGCAGATTCTCCCAATCATAACCGAGCCATTTCACATCTTCCTCGATCGATTTGACATACTCCGTATCTTCCTTCAGCGGATTCGTGTCGTCAAACCGCAGGTTCGTCTTGCCGCCGAACTCGTCGGCCAGCGTGAAATTGATCCAAATCGCCTTGGCATGTCCGATGTGGAGATAGCCGTTCGGTTCCGGGGGGAACCGGGTGACGACTTCATTCACTTTGCCGGAGCGGAGATCTTCGGTAATGACATTTTTAATGAAATTGGAGGGGGTGCTTCGGTTCTCCACAGCAATCAACCTTTCATTCTATAGTTCTTGTCCTTGTTCTTGTATAAACATGTTTCCTCTTAATATACCCGTTACGCAAGGATTGTTCAATAAAATGGCATATCCGCCCAGGACTCCGGTTCCCTTTGACTTCCCGCCGGTTCATGGAGTAGCATGAGGTTCAGGAGGAGGCGAGCGGATGAAACCGATTAAAATGCCAAAAGAGCATCGGGAAGCGATGCTTGATCATATCCAGGAATTTTTCGAGCTTGAACGCGGCGAAAGCATCGGACGCCTCGCGGCGGACAGCCTGCTGAAATTTTTCCTGAAGGAGCTTGGACCTGCCGTATACAACCAGGCGCTGAGCGACTGCCGGATTCTGACGGCGCAGCGGATGCAGGGGCTGGAAGAGGATATTTACGCCCTGGAATGGAAAAAAGAAGGCCGTTAACAACCGGTATTCATAGCCTGCAAAGAGCACGATAGAAAAAGGGAGGCGGCAGCTTGTTCCATTTTGTCATTGATGATGAGCTTGTCCTTAAGCCGCTGGCGCCTGAGCATGCCCTGCCCATGTTTGAGCTGGTCGACCTGTCGAGGGCCCGTCTGAGCCAGTGGCTGCCTTGGGTGGACAGCGTAACGGAGCACGCTCATATCACAAGCTACATTAAGAACGCCGTTAAGCAGGGAAGCGAGAACGGCGGCTTCACCGCAGGCCTGTGGGTGGACGGCGAATTCGCCGGCGTTATCGGATTTCATGAAATCGATTGGCATAACCGGTCTGTCGGCATCGGCTATTGGCTCGGCCAGGGCTATTGCGGCAAGGGATACATGACGAGCGCCTGCCGGGTGTTTATCGACCATGCCCTGATGGAGATGGAGCTGAACCGGGTAGAAATCCGCTGCGCAACGGGCAATACCCCAAGCCGCGCTATTCCCCAGCGCCTTGGCTTCGTGCTGGAAGGAGTAATCCGGGAAGCCGAGCTGCTGCCGTCAGGCTATGTCAATCATGCCGTATACGGTATGCTGCGCAGCGAGTGGAAGATGCTGAGGTAAATGATCTGAGGTGAATGCAGCGTCACTATGCAGTATCTTTGCGTACTTTTCCTGGCTGCGAAAAGATGAACGGCGGTCCGAAAAGGGTCCCGCCACTTATTCTCCTGCGTCCAGCCACGCCTGGAATTTCGCCCGGATGCCGGACGCAAGGCTGCTTAGCCGGACCAGTTCTTCAAGGCCGCGCTTGTCCCCGCGCCCGGCTTCCATCATATGCAGCACGCGCGATACCGGCACTCCGCCGTCACCGGTGGAGATCTTCACTACCGCCGAGCCGGAGGCCAGTTCCCCTTCGCGCAGCACACGGAAATAGAAGCCGCTGAAGCCTGTCTTCAGCACCTGCGCGGGCATATCCGCGGGACCGTGCTTTTGCGAGAGCTTGAAGCAGGGATACCGGGGCTGACTCACCTGAAGAAGCGCGCTGCCGACCTCGTAGATGTCCCCGATGCACACTTCCGTTTCGAGCAGCCCGGCGGTGGTCGCATTTTCCCCAAAGGCGGCGTAGCCCAGCTTCTTGCCCAGCCACTCTTCCCAATAAGGGTAATGCTCTGACGGATACACGCAGACGGCTTTATCGGGTCCTCCGTGATTGACTAGATCGGCTTGTCCATCCCCGGTCAGCCCGCCTGCAGACACATGCACAGGCCCCTCTACAGGAGATTTGTAGATGCCTGTCTCCAGCGATTTTCCGCGATAAAGGGTCGAAATCGGCATCCCCACATTCAATGATATGATCTTCATGACGATCCCCGCTTTCATTTCGTTTAAGTGATTACACGAGACGGCAGCTCATAAATACCTCGTCCACATAGCGGCCTGCAAGGTAAAATTCCTCCCGCAATCGCCCTTCTTCATCGAACCCGCATTGCCCATAAAATGCCAGGGCCGTTGCGTTGCAGGACAGCGCGCGCAGCCGAAGCTTGCGGATGCCGCGTTCCGAGGCCAGCTCCTTAACCGCTTCGATCAGGCTTCGACCGATTCCCAAACGCTGCCAATCCGGATGGACGGCTATATGAATCTCATAGACATGCCGGTTGCTCTTCATTCCGGTAGGACAGCCGAAGCCGACATAACCGCACAGCGTGTCCCCTTTCACCGCCACTAGCTGGGAGCCGGGAGGCGCATGCAGCAAATAGTCCTCGCTCGACCGCCACGACAAGGCCGCGGGAGCCGTATCCTCGGTCCATATCAGATGATCCAGCATAATCAGCTCACGAACGTCGCGAAATTCCGAGAAGCGGATCGACATCGTCTCTCTGTCTATGTGAAGCATTTTCGTATCCCCCTTGCATATAAACGGCGCACAGAATAAGCGCCGATTTATTGAAGCTGCCTTCTCGCGCCCCGGTTAGGCCGACTTCGCCGATCCCGCCGATTCCGCAAGCGGCGCGCGGCGGCTGCCATACGCATGAATCAGGAAGAATCCCACCGACAGCGCCGCCACTCCGCAGGCCAGCCAGGCGGCCTTGGCCAATCCCCCTTCATCGTACAGGCTTCCCATGAAGTAAGGTCCCAGCACTCTGCCAACCGAGCCGATTCCGCCGGTCAGCCCAAGATAGAACGGAGCTCCCCGGTCGGCGTGCTCCGAGATATACGCCGGCATGGCCGGAGAAATCAGCATTTCCCCAAGCGTCGTCAGCAGCATCGCCAGCAGCATGCCGCTATAGCTCGGCAGTGCCAGAATCACAGCATAGCCGCTCAGATAGAAAAAAGCGCTCGCTGTCATTTGGGCCGCCGCTTCGGCCGCGAACCAGCGCCTGATCAGGCTCACCAGCGGCTGCGCCGCGAAGATCAGAATGCCGTTAAGCGTCCACAGGAAGCCGTAATATTTCTTCGGCAAATCTTCCGAAATAATGAACGGCGACACTCCCGTATTCCAGATGGAGTTGCCGATCAGCAGGAAATAGCGACCCGAGAGCCATGAACAGATAAATCCTGGTGTTGCCCAGCAGCTGCCAATTGGATACAGGCCGGGACTGCCCTTTCTTGGACTCAGGCGGAACGGTTCCTTGCGCGCCGCCCGGCGAACCGGAAGCCGATAAACGCCTGAATGGCAGGCATGGACAGCGAATTGAACAGACCAACGAGGCCCATTGCAATCATGAACGCCGTCCAATTGGCGCTTGCCGCAGGGAGAGCGAACAGAGCCAGCGCATTTAAGGCCAGCGCGCCGACAATCAGCTTGTTCACCCCGACCTTATGATACAGGGAGCCTCCGAGCAGCTGCCCGGCAATGCCGCCAAGCGATTGAACCAGAATGACGAGTCCGGCGTCCGTCATGCTCCGTCCGAGTTCGTCAAACACATACATCGTAACGAGCGGCCACATCAGCGCGCTGCCGGTCGCGTTAATCAAGCTTGCAATCAAAAATACTTTGACTTCTCTAGGATAGTTGTCCAAAAACCTCATCTGCCTATACATCCCCTGTAATCTATGTGTCAGTTATTACCACCCTAGTATTACGCCTAACTGACGTTTGGGGCAAGCTTATGCATTGACGCTTTAACGCAGTTCAACCTCAACTGTTGCGGAGAAAAAGGTCGCTCCCTTCCCCATATCGCTCAGCCGGTCCGGGGTAAGCACATTGCTCCGCTGCGGGCGGTCTTTTCCTTCCCACCACAGCCCCTGGCTGATGACGGTACCGGGCAGCATCCGGTCGGTTACCGCCGCCCAAATCTGTATCATGCCGCGGTCGTTGTACACTTTGACCTCATCCCCGTCGGCAATTCCCCGCTCCGCCGCATCCGCGGGATGAATTTGCAGAGTCGGCCTTTTCTCTAAGGTTTGATGCTTCCCGACATTGGAAAAGGTGGAGTTGAGGAAATTATGGTTCGGCGGCGATATGAACATAAGCGGATATTTATCCCCTTCATCCGGACGCCGGATGCCGTCAAAGCCTTCGACAAGCGGAGTATAGGTTGGCAGCGGCGGCAGTCCCGCATTTTCCATCGTCCGTGAATACAGTTCAATTTTGCCGGAAGGCGTGGGCAGGTTATCCAGATACCGTTCTTTAGGCGTCATATCCAGTTTGACATGGCGCTCGGCTTTCAGCCGCTCCAGCGTCACTCCGTTCAGATACGGATTGCGCGGGTAGTCCAGCGCCTCACGGATCATTTCCTCCTCGCTTTGCCCAAAAGCCTCCTTGTCAAAACCCATGGCCTTTCCAAGCAGGGAGAACAGCTCGACGTTGCTCTTACATTCCCCCGGGGCTGCTAGCACCGGCTCCTGAAGCTGGATATAATGATGCCAGTAAGAACTGTACAAATCGGTATTCTCAAAAGCCGACGTCGAGGGCAGCACAATATCGGCATACCTGGCTGTATCGGTTAGAAAAAGATCATGCACGACCGTGAACAGGTCCTCTCGCGCGAATCCGCGCCGCACCCGCTCCGCGTCCGGCGCGACGACGAGCGGATTGCTGCAATAGACGAACAGCGCCTTTATCGGCTGCTCCGTCATTTCCAGCGCTTCGCCGATCCGGTTCATATTTATGCTGCGCGCCCGCGGGTTCGGGCGAAGATCAGGACGCTCCAGCGCCCGGGAATTCATCGCGGCATATCCGCTGTTGCCCTTGGTCGCGCCTCCCCCCGTCTTCAACCACTGTCCGGTCAGTGCAGGCAGACAGGCGATGCTGCGCACCGCCATGCCTCCGTTGTCGTGATGCTGAAGCCCGTTGCCGATGCGGATAAAAGACACCGTCGCCTCTCCGTACAGTTTACCCAACTGTTCAATGTCTTCGGCTGGGATGCCCGTAATGGCCGCTACGGCCTCCGGCGTATACTCTTCCGCCTGCTTCCGCAGTTCTTCATGCCCCACCGTGTAAGTCTTGAGGAAACTCGCGTCCGTCATCTCGTCGCGGAATAATATATGCATGATGCCGAGCGCCAACGCCGCATCCGTCCCCGGATAGAGCGGCAGGAACCAGTCGGCCCACTGCGCCGTGCGGTTGCAGTGCACGTCGATGACAACGATCTTGGCGCCCTTCTTCCGGGCCTGCTCCGCCAGGACGACCTGATGCATGTTCGTGCTGACGATATTTCCGCCCCAGACGATGATCAGATCGGCGTTCGCGATATCCTCAGGGCTTGTCCCGCCGCTGAAGCCCATTGTATATTTCCAGCCCGCGTTTCCGGCGGCATTGCAGATTGTCTGCTCCAGACGGCTCGCTCCAAGCGCGTTAAAGAACCGGCGGTCCATGCCCTCCACACTGAGCACGCCCATATTGCCGTAGAAGCTGTACGGCAATATGCTCTCCGGGCCGTATTCCTCCGATAACTGGCGGAATTTTCCAGTTATTTCAGCAATCGCCTCATCCCAGCCGATCGGTTCGAATACGGCCTCTCCCTTGCGTCCTACCCGGCGAAGCGGAGTCGTCAGCCTTTTCGGATGATGGATACTCTCTGCTATATGCCTGACCTTGTTGCAGATGGCTCCCCTCGTAACCGGATGCTCGGGATTTCCCTCGACTTTTACAATTTTGCCGTCTTTCTTATGCACAAGAAGCCCGCAAGTGTCGGGACAATCCAGCGGGCATACCGCCGGAAATACGCCGTTCTCTAATTTTTCCATACCCGCAGCCCTCCTTATTTTCACTGCTGTTATTGTATAATCGAACGTCCCCTTGCGTAAAGGTGAATCGTGCCCGGAATAGCTGATTCGTTCCGGCAATTGCCGGGTAATAGAAAACATGAAATACTCCCTATTGATTTCGCCGTAAGCTTCGGTTTCGTTCCCCCGGACCGATAGCTGTTACGGCGAACTTTGTTTTGTCGTAATTGTCTGTCGAATACGGAAATAAAAAGGCACCGCTCCACTGGAAGACGGTACCTTTGTTTGGTTGGACATTCTTATTATTTAAAGAAGATTATTCCCGTTAACTGCGGGAATTATGCGTGTTTCTTCACACCTGCGGACGCTACACTGTCAAGCGATTGAACCGCCGCAGGGGATTTGCGCAGGTAGGCGTTCCAGTAGGCGCCCGCTACAAAGAGGGCTCCGCCTGTCAGGTTGCCGAGCCAGACCGGCACGAAATTGCCAATGTACTGTCCCCAAGAGAAATGGCCTTCGAAAATGGCCGCCGGAATAAGGAACATATTAGCGACAACGTGCTGGAATCCGATGGCGACGAAAGCCATGGTCGGGAACCAGATGCCGATAATTTTGCCGCTGAAATTGTCTGCGCCGTAGGACAGCCAGACAGCCAGCGCGACAAGCCAGTTACAACCGATACCCGAGATGAAAGCTTGCAGGAAAGTGACGTCTAGTTTATGCTCCGCCAGATCGACCAGTTTATCGAGGTAAACGCCGTCGGCGGTCAGACCGACGACATGGCCGAAGAAATATGCCACAAACAGTGCTCCCGCCAAATTGCTCAGCGTAATCAGAATCAGATTCTTAATCGTCTCTCCAAACGAAATCTTCTTGGAAAACATTGCGAGCGGTACAGCCATCATATTACCGGTCAGCAGTTCGCCCCCTGCCAGAAGCACGAGAATCAGCCCGACCGGGAACACCGCGGCCCCGATAAAGCTGGCGATGGACCCCCATTCCTTCGGCGCGCTGGCAATGACGCGAATATCAAGCAAATACCCTAGAGCGATGAACGCTCCTCCCAGAAATCCGAGGATAAGCACGGTGGCCAGAGGGTTATGAGCCTTCTTTATGCCGTTCTCCACCGTCACTTCGGCTATTTGCTGCGGTTTGTTATAAGCCATGTTACCTGTCTCCTTCTAATATTTACTTTAAATTTTTCCTTTAGGTCTCATTGTAGCGCTTCGCCCCTCACATTTACGTGATAATTATCACTTGAAGAAAACAACAAGTGAAAATTTTCACTGGTGTGTCAAAATTTAAACCGCTTCCGTAAATTGGAAGAATTATGTATACGGATACGCGTTTATTTGCTGCGAAAAATACAAAAACCGGAGCCGCTTGGGCACCGGTTTTCAAGCGATATTTTCGATAACATGTAGTTTAAATGCGGGGAATTTACCCGTTAAACTCTGACCGGCTGTTTGCTGTCCGCAGACTTCGGCAGCGCCTGAAGGCCGACGGTGTTGAGGAAATTCCAAGGCTTATTGTAATGCGGCTGGAAGAAGAAATCGATGAAGGCAAGCTGGTCGACCGTCATGCGGTTCTGAATGCAGACCGAAATCGTATTGATCGACTGGGTCAAATCCATTTTCGACATGATCTGTGCTCCCAGAATACGGCGCGTGCAGCGTTCAAAGACTACCTTGAGCTGAACCTCTTCGAAGGAAGGCATGAATTCCGGACGGTAATTGTCCTTAATCATCACCGCTTCGGCTTCGATTCCTTCATGCTTCGCGGCTGCTTCGGTCATGCCGGTTGCCGCAATGTTGTCCTCGTAAATTTTGATACCCGAAGTACCCTGAGTTCCCATATAAGGAATCGTATTATTGACCAGATTGCGGGCAACTAGTGTGCCCATGCGTACAGCATTGGTAGCCAGCGGGATATAGGCGTGTTTGCCGGTCGGGTTATAGTGAATCGCGCAGCTATCCCCGGCAGCAAAGACATCCGGAGCGCTGGTGCGCATATAATCATTCACGATAATCGCTCCGTTGCCGAGCATATCGACCTGCCCCTTCAGCAGTTCCGTGTTCGGGCGGAAACCGATGCAAAGGATGACCAGATCGGCGTTGTATTCGCCTTTATCGGTAACAATTGTCGTGACTTTGCCGTTCTCGCCTTTGAAGGAGCTTACCTTTTCGCCCAGCGCCAGTTCGATGCCGTGATCCTTTAGAGACTGTTCAATCGGATTTGTAAATTCGGCGTCGAGATATTTGCTTAGAATGCGCGTCTCCGCGTCGATCAGCGTGACCTCTTTACCGTTAAGCTGGAATGCCTCGACCAGTTCGACGCCGATATAGCCGGCTCCAACAACTGCGATATGCTTGGCGTGCTGAGCTTTTTCGATAATCGTATTGGAATGTTGGAAGTTCTTTGAGAGCACAATGTTATCAAGCTCAATTCCCTCAAGCTTCGGCATAATCGGCCAAGACCCTGTCGTTACAATCAGCTTGTCATAGGTGTCGTCGAATTCCTTGCCTGTGCTTAGGTCGCGGGCGCGCAGCGTTTTGTTCTTCGTATCAACGGAGACAACCTCATGGCGCATATTGGTCTTGACTCCAAGCTCAGCCAGCTTCTCCGGGGAAGAATAGAACAGCCCCTGCGGGTCCTTCACAACGCCTCCGACATACAGCGCAATGCCGCAGGACAGGAACGAAATGTTGTCGTTTCGCTCATACACGGTAACCTCGGCCTCCGGGTACAGCTGGGCGGTATTGACAATAGCGGCGGTTCCTGCGTGGGTACACCCGATAACAGCTACTTTCATGATTTCTTCCTCCTCCATTTTGAAAAATTCTCTTTTTTATGGAATATTAAGTGAGTGTGACTTATTTCACTTAATGCCATCATTATATTGTGATAATAATCACATTTCAATCTTTTTTCCGTTTTTTAACAAAGTGTTCACAATTTAAAATATTCAATTTCGGAAAAAGTCCGTATTAGTTTTGCCCGCTTGCCCGCACATTATGTCAGTGACAGGCTAAAGCAGCCGGTCTTTCGGTACACCGTATCTTCAAGCGATTTGCCGGCGGTAAGGAAGGAATTCAATCTTTCCGTAAAAAAACCCCCGGATTCGCTGGCGAACCCGGAGGCTGTAAATTTATTTAAAAGTTAAAAATGTTAAATTATAAAAGGCCGATCAGCGTTCCTTCCCTGTCAATCTGCACGCCCTCGGCGGCAGGCTTAGCCGGCAGTCCCGGCATCGTGACAATGCTGCCGGTAACAACAACGGCGAATCCGGCTCCCAGCGAGAGCGTTATGTCGCGAACCTGAACAGTGAAGCCCTCGGGCGCTCCAAGCAGGCGCGGCTGGTCGGAGAAGGAATAAGGCGTCTTGGCCATGCACACCTGCAGATGGCTTAAGCCGAGCCTTTCGATCAGCGCCAGACTGCGTTTGGCCGCCGGACTGAAGGCGACATCGGCGCCGTGGTATATTTCCTTGACGATTTTGCCGATCTTGGACGGGATGTCCAGTTCGTCTTTGTACAGCGGCGCATAAGCGGAAGTATCCGATCCGGACAGCAGCTTCTTGAGCGCGGTCGCCAATTCCAGACCCCCGGCGCCGCCCTCGGCCCATGCCTTGGAAATGGCGGCAGGCACATTCAGGCGCTGGCAGGCCGCCAGCACTTCCTGAATTTCCGCTTGGCTGTCGCCTTCAAAATGATTGAGGGCCACCAGCACCGGAACGCCGAATTTCCGTAAATTCTTGATATGCCGCTGCATATTGGAAAGTCCGGCGATCAGCGCGGCCCGGTTCCCGGCATACAGCTCACTCTTAGGGACACCGCCGTTATACTTCAGCGATTTCACCGTAACGACCAATACCGCCGCGGAAGGCTTAAGGCCCGACTGGCGGCATTTGATGTCCATGAATTTCTCCGCTCCAAGATCGGCGCCGAAGCCTGCTTCCGTCACGACGACTTCGCCCAG from Paenibacillus sophorae encodes:
- a CDS encoding FAD-dependent oxidoreductase; this translates as MKVAVIGCTHAGTAAIVNTAQLYPEAEVTVYERNDNISFLSCGIALYVGGVVKDPQGLFYSSPEKLAELGVKTNMRHEVVSVDTKNKTLRARDLSTGKEFDDTYDKLIVTTGSWPIMPKLEGIELDNIVLSKNFQHSNTIIEKAQHAKHIAVVGAGYIGVELVEAFQLNGKEVTLIDAETRILSKYLDAEFTNPIEQSLKDHGIELALGEKVSSFKGENGKVTTIVTDKGEYNADLVILCIGFRPNTELLKGQVDMLGNGAIIVNDYMRTSAPDVFAAGDSCAIHYNPTGKHAYIPLATNAVRMGTLVARNLVNNTIPYMGTQGTSGIKIYEDNIAATGMTEAAAKHEGIEAEAVMIKDNYRPEFMPSFEEVQLKVVFERCTRRILGAQIMSKMDLTQSINTISVCIQNRMTVDQLAFIDFFFQPHYNKPWNFLNTVGLQALPKSADSKQPVRV
- a CDS encoding GNAT family N-acetyltransferase: MLHIDRETMSIRFSEFRDVRELIMLDHLIWTEDTAPAALSWRSSEDYLLHAPPGSQLVAVKGDTLCGYVGFGCPTGMKSNRHVYEIHIAVHPDWQRLGIGRSLIEAVKELASERGIRKLRLRALSCNATALAFYGQCGFDEEGRLREEFYLAGRYVDEVFMSCRLV
- a CDS encoding molybdopterin-containing oxidoreductase family protein, which translates into the protein MEKLENGVFPAVCPLDCPDTCGLLVHKKDGKIVKVEGNPEHPVTRGAICNKVRHIAESIHHPKRLTTPLRRVGRKGEAVFEPIGWDEAIAEITGKFRQLSEEYGPESILPYSFYGNMGVLSVEGMDRRFFNALGASRLEQTICNAAGNAGWKYTMGFSGGTSPEDIANADLIIVWGGNIVSTNMHQVVLAEQARKKGAKIVVIDVHCNRTAQWADWFLPLYPGTDAALALGIMHILFRDEMTDASFLKTYTVGHEELRKQAEEYTPEAVAAITGIPAEDIEQLGKLYGEATVSFIRIGNGLQHHDNGGMAVRSIACLPALTGQWLKTGGGATKGNSGYAAMNSRALERPDLRPNPRARSINMNRIGEALEMTEQPIKALFVYCSNPLVVAPDAERVRRGFAREDLFTVVHDLFLTDTARYADIVLPSTSAFENTDLYSSYWHHYIQLQEPVLAAPGECKSNVELFSLLGKAMGFDKEAFGQSEEEMIREALDYPRNPYLNGVTLERLKAERHVKLDMTPKERYLDNLPTPSGKIELYSRTMENAGLPPLPTYTPLVEGFDGIRRPDEGDKYPLMFISPPNHNFLNSTFSNVGKHQTLEKRPTLQIHPADAAERGIADGDEVKVYNDRGMIQIWAAVTDRMLPGTVISQGLWWEGKDRPQRSNVLTPDRLSDMGKGATFFSATVEVELR
- a CDS encoding formate/nitrite transporter family protein, which produces MAYNKPQQIAEVTVENGIKKAHNPLATVLILGFLGGAFIALGYLLDIRVIASAPKEWGSIASFIGAAVFPVGLILVLLAGGELLTGNMMAVPLAMFSKKISFGETIKNLILITLSNLAGALFVAYFFGHVVGLTADGVYLDKLVDLAEHKLDVTFLQAFISGIGCNWLVALAVWLSYGADNFSGKIIGIWFPTMAFVAIGFQHVVANMFLIPAAIFEGHFSWGQYIGNFVPVWLGNLTGGALFVAGAYWNAYLRKSPAAVQSLDSVASAGVKKHA